The following proteins are encoded in a genomic region of Candidatus Dechloromonas phosphoritropha:
- the tnpB gene encoding IS66 family insertion sequence element accessory protein TnpB → MFFPEGQIRVQVYGQPVDLRKSFDGLYAITRHVLGQDPLSGQLFVFFNRRGTQVKVLYWDRSGFCLWAKRLEEGRFVANWDKVRTCEIDWTGLKLLLEGIEPGRRKKRYHASGAPIKTLQNSGLC, encoded by the coding sequence ATGTTTTTCCCTGAAGGCCAAATCCGCGTCCAAGTCTATGGCCAGCCGGTCGACCTGCGCAAATCCTTCGACGGTCTGTACGCGATCACCCGTCATGTCCTCGGTCAGGACCCGCTGAGCGGCCAGCTCTTCGTCTTCTTCAATCGCCGTGGCACTCAGGTGAAGGTGCTCTACTGGGATCGCAGCGGCTTCTGCCTGTGGGCCAAGCGTCTCGAAGAAGGCCGTTTCGTCGCCAACTGGGATAAAGTGCGCACGTGCGAAATCGACTGGACCGGTCTGAAACTGCTCCTCGAAGGGATCGAGCCGGGACGCCGGAAGAAGCGTTATCACGCCTCTGGAGCGCCCATAAAAACGCTTCAAAACAGCGGCTTGTGTTAA
- a CDS encoding IS66 family insertion sequence element accessory protein TnpB yields the protein MAKAGEGSRVRRSASEWEALLSRFPGSGLNVATFCKREEISDTSFHRWRTRLGIALDSQDKASGQPATFVDVGPLSTTTATPARFHLTLDLGGGLILQPERR from the coding sequence ATGGCCAAGGCAGGGGAAGGGTCGCGGGTGCGGCGTAGCGCGAGCGAATGGGAGGCGTTGCTGTCGCGATTTCCGGGCAGCGGTTTGAACGTTGCGACCTTCTGCAAACGCGAAGAGATCAGCGATACCAGCTTCCATCGCTGGCGCACACGTCTGGGCATCGCCCTCGACAGTCAGGACAAGGCCAGCGGCCAGCCGGCCACCTTCGTCGACGTCGGCCCTCTGAGCACAACCACGGCGACGCCCGCTCGTTTCCACCTCACCCTCGACCTCGGCGGCGGCCTGATCCTGCAGCCGGAGCGCCGCTGA
- a CDS encoding Bax inhibitor-1/YccA family protein, producing the protein MQTDFQVASRGSPELALQQNRVLRNTYMLLGLSMVPTVIGALVGIQMQFSFLAGSPLLAFMLFLGIAWGFMWGIERNKDSGLGIALLLGFTFFMGLMLSRILQVALGFSNGGSMIALAAGGTGAIFVTMATIASVSKRDFSGMGKFLFVGMIVVLLAAVANIFFQIPVLSLTIAAVVVVLFSAYILHDISRIVQGGETNYISATLAVYLDVYNVFVSLLQLIMAFTGDRD; encoded by the coding sequence ATGCAAACTGACTTCCAAGTCGCCAGTCGAGGCTCCCCGGAACTTGCCCTCCAGCAAAACCGAGTTCTACGCAATACCTACATGCTGCTCGGTTTGTCGATGGTGCCGACGGTTATCGGCGCCCTGGTCGGCATCCAGATGCAGTTCAGCTTCCTGGCGGGTAGCCCGCTCCTCGCCTTCATGCTGTTCCTTGGCATCGCCTGGGGCTTCATGTGGGGCATCGAGAGGAACAAGGACAGCGGCCTCGGCATTGCCCTGCTGCTCGGCTTTACCTTCTTCATGGGTCTGATGCTGTCGCGCATCCTACAGGTCGCCCTTGGGTTTTCGAACGGAGGTTCGATGATCGCGCTGGCCGCGGGTGGAACCGGTGCCATCTTCGTGACGATGGCGACAATCGCGTCGGTCAGCAAGCGTGACTTCAGCGGGATGGGCAAATTCCTGTTCGTCGGGATGATCGTTGTCCTGCTGGCGGCGGTTGCCAACATCTTCTTCCAGATTCCGGTACTGTCGCTGACCATCGCTGCCGTTGTCGTGGTCCTGTTTTCCGCCTACATCCTCCACGACATCAGCCGTATCGTCCAGGGTGGCGAAACCAATTACATCTCGGCGACTCTGGCGGTCTACCTTGACGTTTACAACGTTTTCGTCAGTCTGTTGCAATTGATCATGGCCTTTACCGGCGACCGCGACTGA
- a CDS encoding flavodoxin family protein → MKNLLIVYHSMTGGTLQMAQAAMEGAVAEPALSTRLLHAPDAGPDDVLEADGYIFATPENLGSISGLLKDFFDRTYYAALDRVNGRPYATLICAGSDGSGAARQIARIATGWRLKPVAEPLIVCTHAQTPEAILQPKIIAAPQLALCAELGAALATGIALGVF, encoded by the coding sequence ATGAAAAATCTGCTTATCGTCTATCACTCGATGACCGGCGGCACCTTGCAGATGGCGCAGGCGGCCATGGAGGGAGCGGTGGCTGAGCCTGCGCTCAGCACACGCCTGCTCCACGCCCCCGATGCCGGTCCGGACGATGTTCTGGAAGCCGACGGCTACATCTTCGCGACGCCGGAGAACCTCGGTTCGATTTCCGGCCTGCTCAAGGATTTTTTTGACCGGACCTACTATGCCGCCCTCGACCGGGTGAATGGGCGGCCTTATGCGACTCTGATCTGTGCCGGTAGCGATGGCAGCGGCGCCGCACGGCAGATCGCCCGCATTGCAACCGGCTGGCGCCTGAAGCCCGTCGCCGAACCCCTGATCGTTTGTACCCACGCGCAAACCCCGGAGGCGATCCTGCAACCCAAAATCATCGCCGCCCCGCAACTCGCACTGTGCGCCGAACTCGGCGCCGCATTGGCGACCGGGATCGCGCTTGGGGTGTTCTAG
- a CDS encoding YXWGXW repeat-containing protein: MRNDAMNRARFLATALATAAISLSACVVAPVGRPVYVEPVMMAPPPPRVEYLGPPPTVGYVWISGAWHWRGSRYEWGPGYWAPPRHGQKWVPYRWERDGQHWQQHGGYWDRH; encoded by the coding sequence ATGAGGAACGATGCAATGAACCGAGCCAGATTTCTCGCTACCGCTCTCGCCACTGCGGCGATATCGCTGAGCGCTTGCGTCGTCGCGCCCGTCGGCCGGCCGGTGTACGTCGAGCCGGTCATGATGGCGCCGCCGCCCCCGCGCGTCGAGTATCTCGGCCCTCCACCGACGGTCGGGTATGTCTGGATTTCCGGTGCCTGGCACTGGCGCGGCAGTCGCTATGAGTGGGGTCCAGGCTATTGGGCGCCGCCGCGTCACGGGCAAAAATGGGTTCCGTACCGTTGGGAGCGGGACGGGCAGCACTGGCAGCAGCATGGCGGCTACTGGGATCGGCACTGA
- a CDS encoding IS66 family insertion sequence element accessory protein TnpB, translating to MAKAGEGSRVRRSASEWEALLSRFPGSGLNVATFCKREGISDTSFHRWRTRLGIALDSQDKASGQPATFVDVGPLSTTTATPARFHLTLDLGGGLILQLERR from the coding sequence ATGGCCAAGGCAGGGGAAGGGTCGCGGGTGCGGCGTAGCGCGAGCGAATGGGAGGCGTTGCTGTCGCGATTTCCGGGCAGCGGTTTGAACGTTGCGACCTTCTGCAAACGCGAAGGGATCAGCGATACCAGCTTCCATCGCTGGCGCACACGTCTGGGCATCGCCCTCGACAGTCAGGACAAGGCCAGCGGCCAGCCGGCCACCTTCGTCGACGTCGGCCCTCTGAGCACAACCACGGCGACGCCCGCTCGTTTCCACCTCACCCTCGACCTCGGCGGCGGCCTGATCCTGCAGCTGGAGCGCCGCTGA
- a CDS encoding IS66 family transposase, with translation MDSARYQTVCNLEQAAALCPQEVLDLCQTLSAEITALKQQIDWFKRQIFGQKSERRIDVTPSGQLSLGEFPTPPPGSESPGRPVAAHTRQPTSKRPSDESVPFFDENRVPVEVVELTAPEVEGLSPEDYEVISHKDSYRLAQRPGSYVVIKYRRPVIKLKSNQTLVCANAPAGVIEGSRADVSFVAGLLIDKFAYHLPLYRQHQRLADAGITVSRPWLTQIGQQGITLLEPIYEAQFASIRSSRVKAMDETPIKAGQGAPGKLKAAYFWPVYGEGDEICFPFFASREFKHVEAALGLTAAEGAVLLSDGYQAYSHYAAQIGITHAQCWAHTRRKFFDAQDAEPEAAAQALALIGDLYQVEERIREQKLTGARKRDYRLEHAKPIVERFFAWVGERFAAQGLLPRNPLTRALAYARDRRWGLEVFLADPDVPIDTNHLERALRVIPMGRRSWLFCWTEFGARQVGIIQSLIVTCRLHQIDPYDYLVDVLQRVAEHPADRVHELTPRVWKELFAQNPLRSPLYALPK, from the coding sequence ATGGATTCAGCACGTTACCAGACGGTTTGCAACCTCGAACAAGCCGCGGCATTGTGCCCGCAAGAGGTGCTGGATCTGTGCCAGACGCTGTCTGCTGAAATCACCGCACTGAAGCAACAAATCGACTGGTTCAAGCGCCAGATCTTCGGCCAGAAAAGCGAACGACGCATCGACGTCACGCCGAGCGGCCAACTGAGTCTCGGCGAGTTCCCGACGCCCCCACCAGGTTCTGAGTCACCAGGTCGCCCCGTCGCCGCGCATACCCGTCAGCCGACCAGCAAGCGTCCCAGTGACGAAAGCGTGCCCTTCTTCGACGAGAACCGCGTCCCAGTCGAAGTCGTCGAGCTCACCGCGCCGGAAGTCGAAGGCCTCTCTCCCGAGGACTACGAGGTCATCAGCCACAAGGACAGCTATCGCCTGGCGCAACGGCCGGGTAGCTACGTGGTGATCAAGTATCGCCGGCCGGTAATCAAGCTCAAGAGTAACCAGACACTGGTCTGCGCCAACGCGCCGGCCGGTGTCATTGAGGGCAGCCGGGCCGACGTCAGCTTCGTCGCCGGACTGCTGATTGACAAATTTGCCTACCACCTGCCACTGTATCGCCAGCATCAACGCCTGGCCGATGCGGGAATCACCGTCAGCCGGCCGTGGCTGACGCAGATCGGGCAACAGGGCATCACTCTGCTCGAACCGATCTACGAGGCGCAGTTTGCCTCGATCCGCAGCTCGCGCGTCAAGGCGATGGACGAGACGCCGATCAAGGCCGGACAGGGCGCACCCGGCAAGCTGAAAGCGGCGTACTTCTGGCCGGTGTATGGCGAAGGCGACGAAATCTGTTTCCCCTTCTTCGCCAGTCGCGAGTTCAAGCACGTCGAGGCGGCCCTCGGACTGACCGCCGCCGAAGGCGCGGTGCTGTTGTCGGACGGCTATCAGGCCTACAGTCATTACGCGGCGCAGATCGGGATCACGCACGCCCAATGCTGGGCGCACACGCGTCGTAAGTTCTTTGACGCGCAAGACGCGGAACCAGAAGCGGCAGCGCAGGCACTCGCGCTCATTGGGGACCTGTATCAGGTCGAAGAGCGCATCCGCGAGCAAAAGCTCACCGGTGCAAGGAAGCGCGACTATCGTCTGGAGCATGCCAAACCGATCGTCGAGCGTTTCTTCGCCTGGGTTGGCGAACGCTTCGCGGCGCAGGGGCTGTTACCGCGCAATCCGCTGACCAGGGCGCTGGCCTACGCGCGCGATCGACGATGGGGACTGGAGGTCTTCCTCGCCGACCCGGACGTGCCGATCGACACCAATCACCTCGAACGCGCCCTGCGGGTGATTCCCATGGGGCGCCGCTCCTGGCTGTTCTGCTGGACGGAGTTCGGCGCCAGGCAGGTCGGGATCATCCAGAGCCTGATCGTTACCTGTCGGCTGCATCAGATCGACCCCTACGATTATCTCGTCGATGTCCTGCAGCGCGTCGCCGAGCACCCCGCCGACCGCGTCCATGAACTCACGCCACGGGTCTGGAAAGAACTGTTCGCTCAGAACCCGCTGCGCTCGCCTTTGTACGCGTTGCCGAAGTAG
- a CDS encoding IS66 family insertion sequence element accessory protein TnpB, which translates to MAKAGEGSRVRRSASEWEALLSRFPGSGLNVATFCKREEISDTSFHRWRTRLGIALDSQDKASGQPATFVDVGPLSTTTATPARFHLTLDLGGGLILQLERR; encoded by the coding sequence ATGGCCAAGGCAGGGGAAGGGTCGCGGGTGCGGCGTAGCGCGAGCGAATGGGAGGCGTTGCTGTCGCGATTTCCGGGCAGCGGTTTGAACGTTGCGACCTTCTGCAAACGCGAAGAGATCAGCGATACCAGCTTCCATCGCTGGCGCACACGTCTGGGCATCGCCCTCGACAGTCAGGACAAGGCCAGCGGCCAGCCGGCCACCTTCGTCGACGTCGGCCCTCTGAGCACAACCACGGCGACGCCCGCTCGTTTCCACCTCACCCTCGACCTCGGCGGCGGCCTGATCCTGCAGCTGGAGCGCCGCTGA
- a CDS encoding transposase: protein MDSARYQTVYNLEQAAALCPQEVLDLCQTLSAEITALKQQIDWFKRQIFGQKSERRIDVTPSGQLSLGEFPTPPPGSESPGRPVAAHTRQPTSKRPSDESVPFFDENRVPVEVVELTAPEVEGLSPEDYEVISHKDSYRLAQRPGSYVVIKYRRPVIKLKSNQTLVCANAPAGVIEGSRADVSFVAGLLIDKFAYHLPLYRQHQRLADAGITVSRPWLTQIGQQGITLLEPIYEAQFASIRSSRVKAMDGRRSRPDRAHPAS, encoded by the coding sequence ATGGATTCAGCACGTTACCAGACGGTTTACAACCTCGAACAAGCCGCGGCATTGTGCCCGCAAGAGGTGCTGGATCTGTGCCAGACGCTGTCTGCTGAAATCACCGCACTGAAGCAACAAATCGACTGGTTCAAGCGCCAGATCTTCGGCCAGAAAAGCGAACGACGCATCGACGTCACGCCGAGCGGCCAACTGAGTCTCGGCGAGTTCCCGACGCCCCCACCAGGTTCTGAGTCACCAGGTCGCCCCGTCGCCGCGCATACCCGTCAGCCGACCAGCAAGCGTCCCAGTGACGAAAGCGTGCCCTTCTTCGACGAGAACCGCGTCCCAGTCGAAGTCGTCGAGCTCACCGCGCCGGAAGTCGAAGGCCTCTCTCCCGAGGACTACGAGGTCATCAGCCACAAGGACAGCTATCGCCTGGCGCAACGGCCGGGTAGCTACGTGGTGATCAAGTATCGCCGGCCGGTAATCAAGCTCAAGAGTAACCAGACACTGGTCTGCGCCAACGCGCCGGCCGGTGTCATTGAGGGCAGCCGGGCCGACGTCAGCTTCGTCGCCGGACTGCTGATTGACAAATTTGCCTACCACCTGCCACTGTATCGCCAGCATCAACGCCTGGCCGATGCGGGAATCACCGTCAGCCGGCCGTGGCTGACGCAGATCGGGCAACAGGGCATCACTCTGCTCGAACCGATCTACGAGGCGCAGTTTGCCTCGATCCGCAGCTCGCGCGTCAAGGCGATGGACGGACGCCGATCAAGGCCGGACAGGGCGCACCCGGCAAGCTGA
- a CDS encoding transposase, giving the protein MYGEGDEICFPFFASREFKHVEAALGLTAAEGAVLLSDGYQAYSHYAAQIGITHAQCWAHTRRKFFDAQDAEPEAAAQALALIGDLYQVEERIREQKLTGARKRDYRLEHAKPIVERFFAWVGERFAAQGLLPRNPLTRVLAYARDRRWGLEVFLADPDVPIDTNHLERALRVIPMGRRSVTGNSAAFFPAPIVLSTMSSSNHETRRRPGWPRQGKGRGCGVARANGRRCCRDFRAAV; this is encoded by the coding sequence GTGTATGGCGAAGGCGACGAAATCTGTTTCCCCTTCTTCGCCAGTCGCGAGTTCAAGCACGTCGAGGCGGCCCTCGGACTGACCGCCGCCGAAGGCGCGGTGCTGTTGTCGGACGGCTATCAGGCCTACAGTCATTACGCGGCGCAGATCGGGATCACGCACGCCCAATGCTGGGCGCACACGCGTCGTAAGTTCTTTGACGCGCAAGACGCGGAACCAGAAGCGGCAGCGCAGGCACTCGCGCTCATTGGGGACCTGTATCAGGTCGAAGAGCGCATCCGCGAGCAAAAGCTCACCGGTGCAAGGAAGCGCGACTATCGTCTGGAGCATGCCAAACCGATCGTCGAGCGTTTCTTCGCCTGGGTTGGCGAACGCTTCGCGGCGCAGGGGCTGTTACCGCGCAATCCGCTGACCAGGGTGCTGGCCTACGCGCGCGATCGACGATGGGGACTGGAGGTCTTCCTCGCCGACCCAGACGTGCCGATCGACACCAATCACCTCGAACGCGCCCTGCGGGTGATTCCCATGGGGCGCCGCTCCGTAACCGGTAACTCTGCGGCGTTCTTTCCAGCGCCGATCGTGCTGTCGACAATGTCCTCCTCGAATCACGAAACGCGGAGGAGGCCAGGATGGCCAAGGCAGGGGAAGGGTCGCGGGTGCGGCGTAGCGCGAGCGAATGGGAGGCGTTGCTGTCGCGATTTCCGGGCAGCGGTTTGA
- a CDS encoding IS66 family insertion sequence element accessory protein TnpB, giving the protein MAKAGEGSRVRRSASEWEALLSRFPGSGLNVATFCKREGISDTSFHRWRTRLGIALDSQDKASGQPATFVVTGNYAASSAPTSATRTKASAAGSERTVLSRPVA; this is encoded by the coding sequence ATGGCCAAGGCAGGGGAAGGGTCGCGGGTGCGGCGTAGCGCGAGCGAATGGGAGGCGTTGCTGTCGCGATTTCCGGGCAGCGGTTTGAACGTTGCGACCTTCTGCAAACGCGAAGGGATCAGCGATACCAGCTTCCATCGCTGGCGCACACGTCTGGGCATCGCCCTCGACAGTCAGGACAAGGCCAGCGGCCAGCCGGCCACCTTCGTCGTAACCGGCAACTACGCGGCGTCGAGCGCCCCTACTTCGGCAACGCGTACAAAGGCGAGCGCAGCGGGTTCTGAGCGAACAGTTCTTTCCAGACCCGTGGCGTGA